A portion of the Plectropomus leopardus isolate mb unplaced genomic scaffold, YSFRI_Pleo_2.0 unplaced_scaffold2308, whole genome shotgun sequence genome contains these proteins:
- the LOC121966095 gene encoding leukotriene A-4 hydrolase-like → LNEGHTVYLERMIGRSMDSEQFRQFKAMGGWKDLQDSVNTFGANNPLTNLVPSLQDVDPDDAFSSVPYEKGFALLYHLEELLGGPEVFMGFVKSYIQLFAYSSVTTDQWKNYLFTYFKDKVDILNKVDWNAWMFTPGMPPVKPQYDTTLADACIALSQKWIKATDQDLSSFQESDLKKLSSHQVIEFLSLLLQEDPLPLTHVKKMQEVYDLNGSMNSEIRFRWLRLCVRSKWEEAVSMAMKMATEQGRMKFTRPLFREVFNFEKYREEAVRVFLANRAAMHPVTSGLVAKDLKVDASNTTSL, encoded by the exons GCTGAACGAGGGTCACACGGTGTACCTGGAGAGGATGATCGGCCGCTCCATGGACAGTGAGCAGTTCAGGCAGTTCAAAGCCATGGGGGGCTGGAAGGACCTGCAGGACTCG GTGAACACCTTCGGAGCCAACAACCCTCTGACTAACCTGGTCCCCAGCCTGCAGGACGTGGACCCCGACGATGCCTTCTCCTCGGTGCCCTACGAGAAAGGCTTCGCTCTGCTTTACCACCTGGAAGAGCTGCTGGGCGGCCCAG AGGTGTTCATGGGTTTTGTGAAGTCCTACATCCAGCTGTTCGCCTACAGCAGCGTCACCACCGACCAGTGGAAGAACTACCTGTTCACCTACTTCAAGGACAAG GTGGACATCCTGAACAAGGTGGACTGGAACGCCTGGATGTTCACTCCCGGCATGCCTCCAGTCAAACCTCA GTACGACACCACGCTGGCTGATGCCTGTATTGCCCTGAGCCAGAAGTGGATCAAG GCCACAGACCAGGACCTGAGCAGCTTCCAAGAATCTGATTTGAAGAAGCTGTCATCCCACCAAGTCATCGAGTTCCTGTCCCTCCTGCTTCAGGAG GATCCGCTCCCCCTGACTCACGTGAAGAAGATGCAGGAGGTTTACGACCTCAATGGCAGCATGAACTCAGAGATCCGCTTCAG GTGGCTGAGGCTTTGTGTCCGCTCCAAGTGGGAGGAGGCTGTTTCCATGGCAATGAAGATGGCGACGGAGCAGGGCAGGATGAAGTTCACCAGACCGCTCTTCAG GGAGGTCTTCAATTTTGAGAAGTACCGTGAAGAAGCCGTTCGAGTGTTCCTGGCGAACAGAGCCGCCATGCACCCGGTTACCTCTGGACTGGTCGCCAAAGACCTGAAGGTGGACGCCAGCAACACCACCAGTCTGTAA